In Pedobacter sp. WC2423, the following are encoded in one genomic region:
- a CDS encoding twin-arginine translocase TatA/TatE family subunit, giving the protein MLNTTILAALGTPEIIIILVVVLLLFGGKKIPELMRGLGKGVKEFKDGKEGADEHVDPNSTHKPQ; this is encoded by the coding sequence ATGTTAAACACAACAATATTAGCAGCACTGGGTACACCAGAGATCATTATTATTTTGGTAGTTGTTTTGCTGCTTTTTGGCGGTAAGAAAATTCCTGAACTGATGCGTGGACTTGGTAAAGGCGTTAAAGAATTCAAAGACGGTAAAGAAGGAGCAGACGAGCATGTTGATCCTAACAGTACCCATAAACCACAATAG
- the gatA gene encoding Asp-tRNA(Asn)/Glu-tRNA(Gln) amidotransferase subunit GatA yields MKKYNSLSEIQALIAQKKLDLPDLLDYYFTQIKTQQHLNVFNEVFVDSAKKQAVSVQQKIDNGTAGKLAGMVIGIKDNILYKDHITTASSKMLEGFISPYSSTVVTRLIREDAIIIGRTNCDEFAMGGSNETSYYGTVRNAADTERVAGGSSGGSAVAVQADMCLSALGTDTGGSVRQPAAFCGCYGLKPTYGRISRYGVIAYASSFDQVGPITSSVSDAALLLEVLAGADENDSTVSRLPVPGYLAALDNASPKKIAVLKETLESEALDPDIKAAILQAIEQFKEQGHTIEYVSFDLLEYLVPAYYVLTAAEASSNLSRYDGVHYGHRNLQAENLNSLYKKSRAEGFGDEVKRRILLGTFVLSAGYYDAYYQKAQQVRRLIRDKIEALLVDFDVILTPVAPTPPFKIGENIQDPLVMYMADIFTVLASLTGVPAIAIPLGNNKLGLPLSLQLMGKHFEEGALLSLSKSFTYVSST; encoded by the coding sequence TTGAAGAAGTATAACTCTCTATCAGAGATACAAGCACTTATTGCGCAAAAAAAGCTTGATCTTCCTGATTTACTTGACTATTATTTTACGCAGATAAAAACACAGCAGCACCTCAATGTATTCAATGAGGTGTTTGTCGATTCTGCAAAAAAGCAAGCAGTCAGCGTTCAGCAAAAAATAGACAATGGTACTGCCGGTAAGCTGGCAGGCATGGTGATTGGTATCAAGGATAATATCCTGTATAAAGACCATATCACGACTGCTTCTTCAAAAATGCTCGAAGGATTTATTTCTCCTTATTCTTCTACAGTCGTTACACGGCTGATCCGGGAAGATGCAATTATCATCGGCAGAACAAACTGTGATGAATTTGCTATGGGAGGCTCTAATGAAACATCTTATTACGGCACGGTACGCAATGCTGCAGATACGGAAAGAGTAGCCGGTGGCTCTTCAGGAGGTTCTGCTGTCGCTGTACAGGCTGATATGTGCCTGTCTGCGCTGGGTACTGATACGGGTGGTTCAGTTCGTCAGCCAGCCGCATTTTGCGGTTGCTATGGATTAAAACCAACTTATGGACGTATTTCAAGATATGGTGTAATTGCTTATGCCTCTTCTTTTGATCAGGTAGGCCCGATTACTTCCTCAGTAAGTGATGCCGCCTTACTTTTAGAAGTACTGGCCGGCGCTGATGAAAATGACAGTACTGTATCCCGCTTACCCGTTCCTGGTTACCTGGCTGCACTGGATAATGCTTCTCCAAAGAAGATTGCCGTGCTGAAAGAAACTCTGGAAAGTGAAGCACTTGATCCGGATATCAAAGCTGCAATCCTGCAGGCAATAGAGCAGTTTAAAGAACAGGGCCATACTATTGAGTATGTATCTTTCGATTTGCTGGAATATCTTGTTCCTGCTTATTACGTCTTAACAGCCGCAGAAGCTTCTTCTAACCTGTCCAGATATGATGGGGTTCATTATGGTCACCGTAATTTACAGGCTGAAAATCTGAATAGCTTATACAAGAAATCCAGAGCTGAAGGTTTTGGAGACGAAGTAAAGAGAAGGATTTTACTGGGTACTTTTGTACTGAGTGCAGGTTACTATGATGCTTACTACCAGAAAGCACAACAGGTAAGACGTTTGATCAGAGATAAAATCGAAGCGCTGCTGGTTGATTTTGATGTGATCCTGACACCGGTTGCACCTACACCACCATTTAAAATAGGCGAAAATATACAAGATCCGCTGGTGATGTATATGGCCGATATTTTTACCGTACTGGCTTCGTTGACAGGGGTTCCGGCAATAGCTATCCCTCTGGGCAATAATAAGCTGGGTTTACCGTTAAGTCTTCAGTTAATGGGCAAACACTTTGAAGAAGGGGCGTTACTTTCCCTATCCAAAAGTTTTACTTATGTTAGCTCCACCTGA
- a CDS encoding transglycosylase SLT domain-containing protein yields MKRNVLILSFCVLILAAFHSNAQQKINKLDSISPISFLTTTYTGDTTAVPEVLENPLFYNYNFTYKKRLDSIQRAIPLTYNESVQRYIDIYSSRKDMMGKMLGLSEYYFPIFENALKAYDVPMELKFLPIIESSMNSHAISRVGATGLWQFMFSTAKDYGLGMDNFVDERKDPIQASYAAAAYFKDAYKNLGDWLLAIAAYNCGTGNVNRAIAKAHSRDFWAIRPFLPQETRNYVPAFIAAIYVMNCPDKHQIKAQKSLFAIKTDTIQVSRFVSLTELAAALAMEESDLCTLNPSYKKKIVNGSEDEPKRIIVPKVSLVNFEGIYEVLNNHTVETSTRVILASNDDRRLHKKRKEAGQSSTQVKYHKVGAGQNLIAIANQYNVEVQDLRVWNNLKGNTIVPGQRLIVAQKSGHSRGTESKSGRKYISYKAKSKSGSRITDRL; encoded by the coding sequence ATGAAAAGAAATGTACTTATCCTCTCATTTTGTGTATTAATCCTTGCAGCTTTCCATAGCAATGCGCAACAAAAGATCAATAAGCTCGACTCTATTTCTCCGATCAGCTTCCTGACTACTACTTATACTGGTGATACAACAGCAGTACCTGAAGTTTTAGAAAATCCATTATTTTACAATTATAATTTCACTTATAAAAAACGTCTGGACTCTATTCAAAGAGCTATTCCGCTGACGTATAATGAATCCGTACAACGTTACATTGATATCTACAGCAGCAGAAAAGATATGATGGGCAAGATGCTGGGCCTTTCTGAATATTACTTCCCGATTTTTGAAAATGCACTGAAAGCTTACGATGTTCCTATGGAACTTAAGTTTTTGCCAATCATAGAATCTTCGATGAATTCACATGCGATTTCCAGAGTCGGGGCAACCGGCTTATGGCAGTTTATGTTTTCTACAGCTAAAGACTATGGACTGGGCATGGACAACTTTGTGGATGAACGTAAGGATCCTATTCAGGCGAGTTATGCTGCGGCAGCTTATTTTAAGGACGCCTACAAGAACTTAGGCGACTGGTTACTGGCTATTGCAGCTTACAATTGCGGAACAGGTAATGTTAACAGAGCGATTGCAAAAGCACATTCGAGAGATTTCTGGGCGATCAGGCCTTTCCTGCCACAAGAAACACGCAATTATGTACCTGCTTTTATTGCGGCAATCTACGTGATGAATTGCCCGGATAAACATCAGATTAAAGCGCAGAAATCATTGTTTGCCATTAAAACCGATACTATCCAGGTGAGCCGTTTTGTTTCTCTGACAGAGCTGGCAGCAGCATTGGCGATGGAAGAAAGCGATCTGTGTACTTTGAATCCTTCGTACAAGAAGAAAATTGTTAACGGGTCGGAAGATGAGCCTAAAAGAATTATTGTACCTAAAGTAAGCCTTGTCAACTTCGAAGGTATTTACGAAGTGCTGAATAACCATACGGTAGAAACCAGTACGCGGGTTATACTGGCTTCAAATGATGACAGAAGGCTGCATAAAAAACGCAAAGAAGCTGGCCAGAGCAGTACTCAGGTCAAATATCATAAAGTAGGCGCAGGCCAGAATTTAATTGCAATTGCCAATCAGTATAATGTTGAAGTGCAGGATTTGCGCGTATGGAATAACTTAAAGGGAAATACTATCGTTCCCGGACAACGTTTAATCGTCGCTCAGAAATCAGGTCACTCCCGTGGAACTGAATCCAAATCTGGCAGGAAATACATCTCTTATAAAGCGAAGAGCAAATCCGGATCAAGAATAACAGACAGGCTATAA
- the tatA gene encoding twin-arginine translocase TatA/TatE family subunit, with amino-acid sequence MYTGVVLEFLNMGGSEIMLILAVVLLLFGGKKLPELARGLGKGIRDFKDASEGVKREIHRNINAMDIDDEIKATDAAYPATGTAAYDANHAVHIDPSAPSHTVAETPVAATAETHVTPAAEVHHVTPVTEAHVTPAAETHATGTTAAEAPSEIEKNKI; translated from the coding sequence ATGTATACTGGAGTAGTATTAGAATTTTTAAATATGGGTGGAAGCGAAATCATGCTTATCCTGGCCGTAGTACTGTTGTTGTTCGGAGGTAAAAAATTACCGGAGCTGGCAAGAGGATTAGGAAAAGGGATCAGAGATTTTAAAGATGCCTCAGAAGGAGTGAAACGCGAAATTCACCGCAATATCAATGCGATGGATATTGATGATGAGATCAAAGCAACAGATGCTGCTTACCCGGCAACCGGTACAGCTGCGTATGATGCAAATCATGCAGTTCATATTGATCCGTCAGCACCGTCACATACCGTTGCAGAAACACCAGTAGCAGCAACAGCAGAGACGCACGTAACGCCAGCAGCAGAAGTACACCACGTTACGCCGGTGACAGAAGCACACGTAACACCAGCTGCAGAAACGCATGCAACAGGAACAACTGCTGCGGAAGCACCATCAGAAATAGAAAAAAACAAAATTTAA